The following are from one region of the Salvia splendens isolate huo1 chromosome 2, SspV2, whole genome shotgun sequence genome:
- the LOC121767839 gene encoding uncharacterized protein LOC121767839 — translation MRGREGKGPPSTDLLVCFPTRAHLSLMPKPVSSPARPHHRRRPSLLKSTTTNTTAARWARSKSNNNEADSEPTSPKVTCAGQIKVRSSKPNSCKNWQSVMEEIERMHNHKKRPPWAAALGFKKEAMQFLACLRNLRFDFRCFGSIPAAEISSDDDEEELDDDGDDNKGGAVFSKWFMILQEENSQLRKEEESVAAEAIVNEAAPPANALMLMRCRSAPAKSWLEEKEEEEREEEEEKGAEFCEFAVEIGKEDWIQERICRSRSWKR, via the coding sequence atgagaGGTAGAGAAGGCAAAGGCCCTCCCTCCACCGATCTCCTGGTATGCTTCCCCACTCGGGCTCACCTCTCCCTCATGCCAAAGCCCGTATCCAGCCCGGCCCGGccccaccaccgccgccgcccctCCCTCCTcaaatccaccaccaccaacacCACCGCCGCCAGGTGGGCCCGCAGCAAGAGCAACAACAACGAGGCTGACTCGGAGCCGACCTCCCCGAAAGTGACCTGCGCCGGGCAAATCAAGGTCCGCTCATCGAAGCCGAATTCATGCAAGAACTGGCAATCGGTGATGGAGGAGATCGAGCGGATGCACAACCACAAGAAGCGCCCGCCCTGGGCCGCCGCGCTAGGCTTCAAGAAGGAGGCCATGCAGTTTTTAGCATGCCTGCGCAACCTCCGCTTCGACTTCCGCTGCTTCGGATCCATCCCCGCCGCCGAGATCAGCTCGGATGACGACGAAGAAGAATTAGATGACGACGGCGACGATAACAAGGGAGGAGCTGTGTTTTCGAAGTGGTTCATGATTTTGCAAGAGGAGAACAGTCAATTGAGGAAAGAGGAGGAAAGTGTGGCGGCGGAGGCAATTGTTAATGAGGCGGCGCCGCCGGCGAATGCGCTGATGCTGATGCGGTGCAGGTCGGCGCCGGCGAAGAGCTGGCTGGAGGagaaagaggaggaggagagagaagaagaagaagagaaggggGCGGAATTTTGTGAATTTGCGGTGGAGATTGGGAAGGAGGATTGGATTCAAGAGAGGATTTGCAGAAGCAGGAGTTGGAAGAGATGA